The Anoplopoma fimbria isolate UVic2021 breed Golden Eagle Sablefish chromosome 5, Afim_UVic_2022, whole genome shotgun sequence genome contains a region encoding:
- the adprh gene encoding ADP-ribosylarginine hydrolase — translation MDRSATVEHYKAAMLLSGVGDALGYRNQLWEYNESGPAIHQELKELGGLKNIKAELPDWPVSDDTVLHLATAEGLATGKAGEELMHEVASRYVDGMKDMDGRKPGPSSILGVSQLKPGEEGGYRVPYNPEGTGCGAAMRSMCIGLRYPKPDQLLSLVAVAVETGRMTHPHPTGFLGAVASALFTAYAVQHRPITTWGLGLLNEACPIAKNFVQGRGFAVEETERDWDYFCDKWQWYLDFRGISCGVGPVIWPSPYGPVERDEAYKSFSLSGWAGRSGHDAPMIALDALLGAGSDWEELMSRAGFHGGDSDSTAVIACCCWGLLHGTQGVPEGNYSNLEYRDRLERSAEQLYALSH, via the exons ATGGACCG ATCAGCTACAGTGGAGCACTATAAAGCAGCCATGTTGCTGAGTGGTGTTGGTGATGCTCTGGGATACAGGAACCAGCTCTGGGAGTACAATGAGTCGGGACCAGCTATTCATCAG GAGCTAAAAGAGCTTGGTGGTCTGAAGAACATCAAGGCCGAGCTCCCCGACTGGCCGGTAAGCGACGACACGGTTCTGCATCTGGCAACGGCTGAAGGACTGGCCACTG GGAAGGCGGGGGAGGAACTCATGCATGAGGTGGCTTCTCGATATGTGGACGGTATGAAAGACATGGATGGGAGGAAACCAGGGCCTTCAAGCATTTTGG GAGTCTCACAGCTGAAGCCTGGAGAAGAGGGAGGCTACAGAGTGCCCTATAATCCAGAGGGGACGGGCTGTGGAGCGGCCATGAGGTCCATGTGCATTGGTCTCAG GTATCCAAAGCCTGACCAGCTGTTGTCGTTGGTGGCGGTTGCCGTGGAGACAGGCAGGATGACCCATCCTCACCCCACTGGATTCCTGGGAGCCGTAGCATCTGCCCTTTTTACGGCATATGCCGTCCAGCACAGGCCAATCACGACGTGGGGTCTAGGTCTATTGAACGAGGCCTGTCCAATAGCAAAGAACTTTGTTCAGGGTCGAGGCTTTGCcgtggaggagacggagagagactgGGACTACTTCTGTGACAAGTGGCAGTG GTATCTGGATTTTAGGGGCATCTCTTGTGGGGTGGGGCCTGTGATTTGGCCCTCCCCCTATGGTCCCGTTGAGAGAGACGAAGCCTACAAGAGCTTCAGCCTGTCGGGCTGGGCGGGACGCAGCGGCCACGACGCTCCAATGATTGCGCTTGATGCATTGCTGGGGGCGGGTTCAGACTGGGAGGAGCTGATGAGCAGAGCAGGCTTCCATGGAG GAGACAGTGACAGCACAGCAGTGATTGCTTGCTGCTGCTGGGGTCTCCTCCATGGCACTCAAGGGGTTCCTGAAGGCAACTATTCCAACCTTGAGTACCGGGACCGACTGGAGCGCAGCGCCGAGCAACTGTACGCCCTGTCGCACTGA